A section of the Paralichthys olivaceus isolate ysfri-2021 chromosome 14, ASM2471397v2, whole genome shotgun sequence genome encodes:
- the LOC138413686 gene encoding fibrillin-2 isoform X1, which translates to MGVPLPRGLRCQGSAWYGEVGHCPGSQGWRNEDGGGEEGNGRCCLMTEVPLCGRKTKRRREIQKRGVRTFSPKKDSKPTRGNMQFPLLWLISLVAVLEYCSAVADLEDCEAAGSKCHPQAVCLKASNNFTCVCNMGYQGNGILCNDIDECLSGLHNCHAKSRCNNTLGSYSCVCISGYVGDGTNCQDLNECQKENGGCHASALCTNFEGGRQCRCKDGFTGNGFQCTDINECTNSRTCHWNATCTNTPGSYMCTCNTGYKGNGNYLCLDIDECSETPYVCSSSLGYKGCKNQPGTYSCTCSNGFESNGKNCVDIDECASNTCSLYAECINSMGSYQCTCKSGFVGNGLRCADVNECNENNQCDPKAICINRLGTYECACPAGFIGDGRLCDDINECATPNICPSTTTCVNTGGSYFCDCGSGFIFNDSKCNDVDECAVGRCSPYAACINSPGSFSCECYPGYRGNGLICVDVDECSLAKQCHSNALCINLPGSYNCTCQVGYSGDGVIQCNDVDECLVENGGCRNQATCVNNLGSFSCLCLSGFLLVNRTLCQDINECKEQKNPCGVNEECKNIDGSYECPCRIGYYRPANNMDCVDMDECKDNPCHINATCLNTVGSHICTCKRGFAANGTQCKDIDECSVVGTCHPQALCTNSIGDFYCSCQQGFNGDGFSCQDVDECTLSDTICPAFSKCINSPGDHVCSCLNGTVAFNDTCVPPSPLCDPACHKHGLCHQSPAGYQCVCDLGYVGNGLTCSDIDECQRENICPENETECVNIPGSFSCVCRNGYTLNATGCVDLNECETGQQECSEFAQCVNTIGNYSCFCLSGFTGDGRNCSDFDECQIQNGGCHPVASCTNTRGSFYCACPPGMEGNGFDCQDVNECDKSSSLPHNCSAQAFCLNSNGSYICQCQDGYHGDGFVCEDVDECQLNTTCSRNMTCSNTLGSYACTCVLDLVYNSGTCVSEDICLNASSTCHRLAECEPYQGSFYCRCKDGYEGSGTDCRDVNECERSQGEVCLAFSHCFNTDGSFFCDCWEGFENNGTHCQDIDECVTGNYTCPEYSACTNIDGGYECTCDPGFSSNSSLCLDIDECVLGLIQCPNFSNCLNTIGFSVCECWEGYQGNNTDCEDIDECLDNSTCPEHSTCINTDGGYLCLCDAGFSSLDDLCVDIDECNDTELEELCNNGTCINAIGSYYCECIQGFWSNGTECVDVDECSDSFNSSVCQPHSTCVNIPGSYLCPCNVGFFLNGTECHDVDECFKPDDTQCPENSLCNNIAGSFFCLCSLGYKPNSLGCEDIDECKDNTTCRFDQVCTNLPGTYNCSCPMGYHEEKQACVDTNECEHSPCHHLARCWNTPGSFSCHCPLGFAGNGSWCKDVNECVALTKPCHPLARCHNTPGSFVCVCIAGFMSMGPLCVDVDECQQDNGQLCHPAATCSNHAGGFKCSCSHGWNTTKDNGHGEEGCVDFDECVSPTTCPVTISCTNLPGSFTCTCPKSGTWCTATTMAREESNLFPFGPEVGDKGVKMDTEDGNSPYITPPMGFPFMGKLYDRVYFSDNGFVQFQTVAENEQYLFPTPFASGFPDNMNVALLAAFWDDADLASGYGQLLYQEYDKKDMSDVYSQIVFNRTTYEVTKFEVQRTKPPFTPAWILKITWDHVLPVSYQKFNLSETNTFQCILTTDGARSFALLRYGDMHWGPGQRQYHNAVIGYTNGKSSFKEPTVPPENLFGPGGRYRPQQVKGTLGQLGQLVYDLTEPAGSDVDPKIKCQAWAMKEPDPAEWTKELSSCPCTRTQALEDLSFLQDTTDPSLRVKKLRDQRWGGAAGHIFQSVLTNRHGSGKRCVYEPEGPLLAGYNERYFSKHSVQKHIDGDLLPFQWCCIDSPLCHLYLNKRPLDRCQGYSWASHDGCSPGMKATQGVAMVFGSLHFITFDDTEYSFKALGEFVIVRLSSTTGSNIFTLQGQTDKLHTDAKGLIEVPVVVRMAAFHQGIGKIEWRCAKKQEGLQIFVDNVEIPVTVGVVHMGVKDFAVRCMSVNRCAALYAGGLHVVVWRVAGHNQLAAMVGVPQTFYNRTVGLMGLWSSNRSDDFLMSDGRLQPSADLNPPTEERLHPFGLSWAVPVPESLLFSPPPMVPLKHVSTEHLLESVSPAEVEELRKTCKGSMMCVHDTLASGTSDMGLQTLEAKKQFQNLALIYGNMPPIVTEPTVIHSKVNSTVNIQIVAQDPNGDPITFSMLYPRPPGASISSGDGYLAWTPLSTQPVQLTIKVSDELSSSLFTPILQVCSCLNGGTCQYNSIAENHQQGKFQVVGCLCPKGFSGKFCGNTSDICQGMPCFRGVKCQSMTEPDQFTCGECPENTVSNGKEGYKCFEHDMCIPPYPFPCHKDADCRSTKQNYTCTCRPGFTGNGYNCTDIDECAELSTCPNAKFECKNKPGSVECLCRYKNTKDTDGCGASANPPGSNMFNVSVNWTEDKSDGLDQLVDILKMGFQNKFYNATKKDKKQSSAPGSNEYRINMSSDTPHWYIRDYLARVSSHYDISGVEVDDLDECTSKEAVCVHPALCANTYGGYRCVCNGTDMDETQSCVLERGNVSNKERDLVMGLVLGIGIPLLLLLLLALLACFCCCRKTVTGDLPHLVPDHIQEQNNPPPFNYSDPALHYMTHCSPRIIDNYTPRQRLR; encoded by the exons ATGGGTGTTCCCCTTCCCAGAGGTTTAAGATGTCAGGGCAGTGCATGGTATGGTGAGGTGGGCCATTGTCCCGGGTCCCAGGGGTGGAGGAATGAAGACGGAGGTGGAGAAGAAGGAAATGGAAGATGCTGCTTGATGACAGAGGTTCCACTCTGCGGAAGAAAGacgaagagaaggagagagatcCAGAAGAGGGGAGTCCGCACTTTCTCCCCCAAGAAAGATTCAAAGCCCACCAGGGGAAATATGCA GTTTCCACTCCTGTGGCTGATAAGTCTAGTGGCAGTGCTGGAATACTGCAGTGCAG TCGCTGACCTGGAGGACTGTGAGGCAGCAGGCAGCAAGTGCCACCCTCAGGCCGTGTGTCTGAAGGCCAGCAACAACTTCACCTGTGTGTGCAACATGGGCTACCAGGGCAATGGTATCCTGTGCAATGACATTGATGAATGTCTCAGCGGCCTGCATAATTGTCACGCAAAGTCCCGCTGCAACAACACTCTGGGCAGCTACAGctgtgtctgcatcagtggaTATGTTGGAGATGGCACCAACTGCCAGGACCTCAATGAGTGccaaaaagaaaatggaggTTGTCATGCCAGTGCTCTCTGCACTAACTTTGAGGGAGGGCGACAGTGCCGGTGTAAAGATGGCTTCACAGGCAACGGCTTCCAGTGTACTGATATTAATGAATGCACTAACTCAAGGACCTGCCATTGGAATGCCACATGCACCAACACCCCAGGGTCCTATATGTGTACCTGTAATACTGGCTATAAGGGCAACGGAAACTACCTGTGTCTTGACATAGATGAATGTTCAGAGACTCCTTACGTTTGTTCTTCCTCACTTGGCTACAAAGGTTGTAAAAATCAACCAGGCACTTACTCCTGCACATGCAGCAATGGCTTTGAAAGTAACGGGAAAAACTGTGTGGACATTGACGAATGTGCAAGTAACACCTGCAGTTTATACGCAGAGTGTATAAACAGCATGGGATCATATCAGTGTACCTGTAAGAGCGGTTTTGTTGGAAATGGGCTGAGGTGCGCTGATGTAAATGAatgcaatgaaaacaatcaaTGCGATCCCAAAGCTATCTGCATCAATAGGCTGGGGACTTATGAGTGTGCCTGTCCAGCAGGTTTCATCGGAGATGGGCGACTGTGTGACGATATTAATGAGTGTGCAACACCCAACATCTGTCCTTCTACCACTACCTGTGTCAACACTGGTGGATCATATTTCTGTGACTGTGGCAGTGGCTTCATCTTCAATGACTCCAAGTGCAATGATGTGGATGAGTGTGCGGTGGGCCGATGCAGTCCCTATGCAGCCTGCATTAATTCACCTGGCTCCTTCTCTTGTGAGTGTTATCCAGGGTACAGAGGAAATGGCTTGATCTGCGTGGATGTGGATGAATGCTCCTTGGCTAAACAGTGCCACTCAAATGCCCTTTGCATTAACCTTCCTGGCTCCTACAACTGCACCTGCCAAGTGGGATATTCTGGCGATGGGGTGATCCAGTGCAATGATGTGGATGAGTGTCTGGTGGAGAATGGAGGTTGCAGAAACCAGGCTACATGTGTCAACAACCTGGGTTCCTTCTCTTGCCTGTGCCTGTCAGGTTTTCTCTTGGTTAACCGGACTCTTTGCCAGGATATTAATGAGTGTAAGGAACAGAAGAATCCATGTGGAGTGAATGAAGAGTGCAAGAACATTGATGGATCATACGAGTGCCCCTGCCGTATTGGTTACTATCGTCCTGCCAACAACATGGACTGTGTTGACATGGATGAGTGCAAAGACAACCCTTGCCATATCAATGCCACATGCCTCAATACTGTTGGGTCACACATTTGCACCTGCAAGCGAGGTTTTGCAGCAAATGGCACCCAGTGTAAGGATATTGATGAGTGTTCTGTGGTGGGTACATGCCACCCACAGGCACTATGTACCAACTCTATAGGAGACTTCTACTGCTCTTGTCAGCAAGGTTTCAATGGTGATGGCTTCTCCTGTCAGGATGTGGACGAGTGCACCCTTTCTGATACCATCTGTCCAGCCTTCTCAAAGTGTATCAACTCCCCTGGTGATCATGTCTGCTCATGTTTGAATGGTACAGTGGCCTTCAATGACACTTGCGTGCCACCCAGTCCATTGTGTGACCCTGCCTGCCATAAACATGGTCTGTGCCACCAGTCACCCGCTGgatatcagtgtgtttgtgacctGGGCTATGTGGGTAATGGGCTGACGTGTTCGGACATAGATGAATGCCAGAGGGAAAACATTTGTCCAGAAAATGAAACTGAGTGTGTGAATATCCCTGGATCATTTTCCTGTGTCTGCAGAAATGGCTACACCCTCAATGCAACAGGATGTGTCG ATTTGAACGAGTGTGAGACAGGGCAGCAGGAGTGTAGTGAGTTTGCCCAGTGTGTCAACACAATAGGCAACTATTCCTGCTTCTGTCTGAGCGGCTTCACAGGTGATGGGAGGAACTGCTCTG ACTTTGATGAGTGCCAAATCCAAAATGGAGGATGCCATCCGGTTGCCAGCTGCACTAACACGCGTGGATCTTTCTACTGTGCCTGTCCACCTGGCATGGAGGGCAATGGCTTTGACTGCCAGGATGTAAACGAGTGTGACAAGAGTTCCTCCCTGCCACACAACTGCAGTGCCCAGGCTTTCTGTCTCAACTCAAACGGCTCCTACATCTGCCAGTGCCAGGATGGATACCATGGTGATGGCTTCGTTTGTGAGGATGTGGATGAATGTCAGTTGAATACAACCTGTAGCAGGAACATGACGTGCAGCAACACCCTTGGTTCCTACGCATGTACATGTGTTTTGGATTTGGTGTACAACAGTGGCACCTGTGTGAGTGAAGATATTTGCCTGAATGCCAGTAGCACCTGCCACCGCCTCGCTGAGTGTGAACCGTACCAGGGTTCCTTCTATTGTAGGTGCAAAGATGGTTATGAAGGAAGTGGCACAGATTGCAGGGATGTAAACGAATGTGAGCGTTCACAAGGTGAAGTCTGCCTTGCCTTCTCCCACTGCTTCAACACTGATGGTTCCTTTTTCTGTGACTGCTGGGAAGGCTTTGAAAACAACGGGACACACTGTCAGGACATAGATGAATGTGTGACAGGGAACTACACCTGCCCTGAATACAGTGCTTGTACTAACATAGATGGGGGCTATGAATGTACATGCGACCCAGGTTTCTCAAGCAACAGCTCCTTGTGTTTGGACATAGATGAATGCGTCCTTGGCCTTATCCAGTGCCCTAATTTCTCCAACTGCCTAAATACCATTGGattttctgtctgtgagtgCTGGGAAGGATACCAAGGAAACAACACTGACTGTGAGGATATCGACGAGTGTCTAGATAATTCCACCTGCCCTGAGCATAGCACATGCATCAATACCGATGGTGGTTACCTGTGTCTTTGTGATGCTGGATTTTCCAGTTTAGATGACTTGTGTGTGGACATCGATGAATGCAATGAcactgagctggaggagctTTGCAACAATGGGACATGTATCAATGCCATTGGGTCCTATTACTGCGAATGCATTCAAGGATTCTGGAGTAATGGGACAGAGTGTGTAGATGTAGATGAATGCTCAGACTCTTTCAACTCCTCAGTGTGTCAGCCCCATTCTACATGTGTCAACATCCCAGGGTCTTACCTCTGCCCCTgtaatgtgggtttttttctgaatgGTACAGAATGTCATGATGTGGATGAGTGTTTCAAGCCAGATGACACCCAATGCCCGGAGAACTCATTGTGTAACAATATAGCAGGCTCCTTCTTTTGTCTGTGTTCTCTTGGGTACAAACCCAATAGCCTGGGGTGTGAGGATATTGACGAATGCAAGGACAACACCACGTGCCGCTTTGACCAGGTGTGTACCAACCTTCCCGGAACATACAACTGCTCTTGTCCCATGGGATACCATGAGGAGAAACAAGCATGTGTCGACACCAACGAATGTGAGCATTCACCGTGCCACCACTTGGCAAGGTGCTGGAACACCCCTGGTTCCTTTTCATGCCACTGCCCTCTGGGATTTGCTGGGAATGGCTCCTGGTGCAAAGATGTGAATGAATGCGTTGCCTTGACCAAACCTTGCCATCCTCTTGCCCGCTGTCACAACACCCCTGGgtcatttgtatgtgtttgtatagCCGGCTTCATGAGTATGGGGCCCCTGTGTGTAGACGTTGATGAATGCCAGCAGGATAATGGACAGTTGTGTCACCCTGCTGCCACCTGTTCCAACCATGCTGGAGGTTTCAAATGCTCATGCAGTCATGGATGGAATACAACCAAAGATAATGGTCATGGAGAAGAAGGATGTGTGGACTTTGATGAATGTGTGTCACCAACGACATGCCCAGTGACAATATCTTGTACCAACCTGCCAGGGTCTTTTACCTGTACCTGTCCCAAGAGCGGCACATGgtgcacagcaacaacaatggcTCGAGAGG AGAGCAACCTTTTCCCCTTTGGACCAGAGGTCGGTGATAAAGGTGTAAAGATGGACACAGAAGATGGAAATTCACCATATATCACACCACCGATGGGATTCCCCTTTATGGGAAAATTGTACGACAGGGTTTAT TTTTCTGACAATGGCTTTGTCCAGTTTCAAACTGTTGCTGAGAATGAACAGTACCTGTTCCCTACTCCTTTTGCCAGTGGTTTCCCTGATAATATGAATGTGGCTCTGTTGGCAGCCTTCTGGGATGATGCTGACCTCGCCAGTGGTTACGGACAACTGCTCTATCAG GAATACGATAAGAAGGATATGTCAGACGTCTACTCCCAGATAGTGTTTAATCGTACAACATATGAAGTAACAAAGTTTGAGGTTCAGAGAACTAAGCCTCCTTTTACTCCAGCGTGGATCCTCAAAATCACCTGGGACCATGTGTTGCCCGTCTCCTACCAGAAGTTCAACCTCTCAGAG aCTAACACTTTCCAGTGCATCTTGACCACGGATGGCGCACGTTCCTTTGCTCTTCTGCGATATGGGGACATGCACTGGGGTCCTGGCCAGAGGCAATATCACAATGCTGTCATTGGCTACACAAATGGAAAGTCGTCTTTCAAGGAACCAACTGTTCCCCCAGAAAACCTGTTTGGACCTGGAGGCAGATACCGGCCCCAGCAGGTGAAAGGGACCCTGGGGCAGTTGGGTCAGCTGGTGTATGATTTGACAGAACCAGCAGGGTCAGACGTGGATCCCAAAATCAAATGCCAGGCATGGGCAATGAAGGAGCCTGACCCTGCTGAGTGGACAAAGGAGCTGTCTTCTTGTCCCTGCACCCGAACCCAGGCTCTGGAGGACCTGTCGTTCCTGCAGGATACGACTGATCCGAGCTTAAGGGTGAAGAAGCTGAGGGATCAGCGGTGGGGGGGTGCAGCGGGACACATCTTTCAGTCAGTCCTGACCAACAGACATGGCTCagggaaaagatgtgtgtaTGAACCAGAAGGTCCCCTGTTGGCTGGGTACAATGAACGCTACTTCTCCAAACACAGCGTACAGAAACATATCG ATGGAGATCTCCTTCCATTCCAGTGGTGTTGTATTGACTCTCCTCTGTGTCACCTGTACCTCAACAAGAGACCACTGGACCGTTGCCAAGGTTACAGCTGGGCCAGCCATGACGGCTGCAGCCCAGGCATGAAGGCAACACAGGGTGTAG CGATGGTGTTTGGCAGCCTCCATTTCATCACCTTCGATGATACAGAATACTCCTTCAAGGCCCTGGGAGAGTTTGTGATCGTGCGTCTTTCCTCCACCACCGGCTCTAATATCTTCACCCTGCAAGGACAGACTgacaaactacacacagacgCAAAGGGGCTCATTGAAGTCCCAGTGGTGGTTCGCATGGCTGCCTTCCACCAGGGCATCGGCAAG ATTGAATGGAGATGTGCAAAGAAACAAGAAGGACTCCAGATTTTTGTGGATAATGTTGAAATCCCAGTAACAGTTG GTGTCGTGCACATGGGTGTGAAGGACTTTGCCGTGCGCTGCATGTCAGTGAACCGCTGTGCAGCCTTGTATGCTGGTGGTCTCCATGTGGTTGTATGGCGGGTTGCAGGCCACAATCAGCTGGCGGCCATGGTGGGGGTTCCTCAGACCTTCTACAACCGCACCGTGGGTCTCATGGGCCTGTGGAGCTCCAACCGCTCTGATGATTTCCTCATGTCAGATGGCAGGCTCCAACCATCAGCGGACCTCAACCCCCCCACAGAGGAGAGACTGCATCCCTTTGGCTTGTCCT gGGCAGTCCCAGTCCCAGAGAGCCTGTTGTTCTCTCCGCCTCCAATGGTTCCACTGAAGCATGTCTCCACTGAGCACCTGCTGGAGAGCGTCAGTCCTGctgaggtggaggagctgagaaAAACCTGCAAAGGCAGCATGATGTGTGTCCACGACACTCTAGCATCAGGCACCTCTGACATGGGCCTGCAGACTCTGGAAGCCAAGAAGCAATTCCAAAATCTGGCTCTGATCTATG GTAACATGCCTCCCATAGTGACAGAACCCACAGTGATCCACAGCAAGGTCAATTCTACTGTCAACATTCAGATTGTTGCTCAGGATCCCAACGGAGACCCCATCACCTTCTCCATGCTCTACCCCAGGCCTCCAGGAGCTTCCATTAGCAGTG GTGATGGCTACCTGGCGTGGACTCCCCTCAGCACGCAGCCTGTCCAGCTAACCATCAAGGTTAGCGACGAGCTCTCCAGCTCCCTGTTCACCCCGATTCTGCAGGTTTGCAGCTGCCTCAATGGAGGAACCTGCCAGTACAACAGCATTGCCGAAAACCACCAGCAGGGGAAGTTCCAG GTGGTGGGCTGCCTGTGTCCTAAGGGGTTCAGTGGGAAGTTCTGTGGGAACACTTCAGACATTTGTCAAGGAATGCCGTGTTTCCGAGGGGTGAAGTGCCAGTCAATGACAGAGCCAGACCAGTTCACCTGTGGAGAGTGTCCTGAGAATACTGTCTCCAATGGAAAAGAGGGATATAAGTGCTTTGAGCATG ACATGTGCATCCCTCCTTACCCCTTCCCCTGCCACAAAGATGCCGACTGCCgcagcacaaaacaaaactaCACCTGCACGTGTAGGCCTGGCTTTACAGGAAATGGATACAACTGCACAG ATATAGACGAGTGTGCAGAGCTTTCGACCTGCCCCAATGCTAAGTTTGAGTGTAAGAACAAGCCGGGCTCTGTTGAATGCCTCTGTAGATACAAGAACACCAAGGACACGGATGGATGTG gtgcCTCTGCCAACCCTCCAG GGTCAAATATGTTCAACGTCTCTGTGAACTGGACGGAGGACAAATCTGACgggctggatcag CTGGTGGACATCTTGAAGATGGGTTTCCAGAACAAATTCTACAACGCCACTAAGAAGGATAAAAAACAGAGCTCCGCACCAGGTTCAAATGAATATCGTATTAACATGTCCAGTGACACGCCTCACTGGTATATCAGAGACTACCTGGCCAGAGTCAGCAGCCACTATGACATCAGTGGTGTTGAGGTTGATG ATCTGGATGAGTGTACATCCAAGGAGGCGGTGTGTGTGCATCCAGCTCTCTGTGCTAACACGTACGGAGGCTACAGGTGTGTCTGTAACGGCACTGATATGGACGAAACCCAGTCCTGTGTATTAG